In Oncorhynchus mykiss isolate Arlee chromosome 1, USDA_OmykA_1.1, whole genome shotgun sequence, the following proteins share a genomic window:
- the ppp1r2 gene encoding protein phosphatase inhibitor 2, with protein sequence MAAPRPIKGILKNKNSGSGIKVGPAEEVPVETPEQGDPGLLEDDQQKKSQKWDEMNILATYHPADKDYGLMKIDEPSTPYNRMVGDEEDEGAHSDSEVNLPTVGDLASKLTAAEGTEPRFMREEEEESSEEEDELTPEAQAKKKQFEMMRKMHYNEGLSIRMARQLIANEQAEEEDEDEEMKEDMETEDFIVDPPHDALDS encoded by the exons ATGGCAGCTCCCCGGCCAATAAAAGGTATTCTGAAGAACAAGAACAGCGGGTCGGGCATCAAAGTGGGCCCAGCCGAAGAAGTGCCAGTAGAGACTCCAGAACAAGGCGATCCTGGACTTCTGGAAGATGACCAACA GAAGAAGTCACAGAAATGGGACGAGATGAACATCCTGGCCACGTACCACCCGGCAGACAAGGACTATGGGTTGATGAAGATCGACGAGCCCAGCACGCCCTACAACAG gATGGTGGGGGACGAGGAGGATGAAGGGGCGCACAGCGACTCAGAGGTCAACTTGCCCACTGTGGGTGACCTGGCCTCCAA gTTGACGGCAGCAGAAGGAACAGAACCTCGCTtcatgagagaggaagaggaggagagcagtgaggaagaggatgaacTAACCCCAGAGGCTCAAG CGAAAAAGAAGCAGTTTGAAATGATGAGGAAGATGCATTACAACGAGGGCCTCAGCATCAGGATGGCCCGACAACTCATAGCCAACGAACAGGCGGAAGAAGAGGACGAGGACGAGGAGATGAAGGAGGACATGGAAACAGAGGACTTTATTGTAGATCCCCCGCATGACG CTCTGGATTCCTAG